The sequence GTCGCCCCTCGCAGGCTGGGCTATGGCGCAGTGGCTCAAAGGCTTCGCCTATCATACGGTACTCAGTTGGTGGGTGTTCGGATTGGCGGCCATCCTGGCGGTCAGTATTGCCCTTTTTACTGTCAGCTTTCAAAGCATAAAAGCCGCATTGGTCAATCCGGTGAAGAGTTTACGAAGTGAATGATGTAGAGGCTGTCCGCCGGAATATTCCGACCAGTTTCTACAACAAACTGTCCGCAAATGGTCAGCGATGCCGTCCGTTTGCGGACAGTTTGTTTCGTGGTAAGGCTCACAATGAGTTAAAACGCCCGATTGACGTTATGGCATAGGAGTTGAGCTTGAAATACTAGTCTGATTATCTGGCGGATAGGAAACTTATTCGCACCGGGGGCACCGTTAACTACTTAGCAAAAAAAAGCGATGGTGGGTCGTGACATTCCGGGTAAACAACTGGTTACGCTGTAATTCGACGATCAGGAAAAGCTGTATGACCTGTTCGATTAACCTCAACTAAAAACCAACAATGATCGTAAACTACCTGAAAATCACCCTGCGCAATCTGCGTAAAAATCGGGTGTTCTCGCTCATCAATAGTGCGGGCCTGGCTCTCGGCATTGCCGCTTTTGTGCTGATTCTGGAATACGTTGCCTACGAACGGAGCGTGAACAGCTTTCATGCGAATCTGCCCACACTGTACCGAATGCTGTCGCAAACCAAATCGGGCGATATCTGGGTCGATATGGCTCCGGCTGTGGCACCGTTGGCCAAACAACAGTTCCCTGAAGTGAAGAATTTTTGCCGGATAGCTGAAAACTCCGCCAATGGTATTGTTTCGGTTTTGAGCAATGATCAGGATAACCAGGACCCAAAATCATTTCGGGAGAGTAAGCTGGGCTATGCCGATGCCAGTTTTTTCACGCTCTTTACGTTTCCATTGGTGCAGGGAACAGCCGCATCAGCGATAAATCAGCCGAATACCGTTGCGCTTTCCCAGTCGCAGGCCCGGAAGTATTTTGGCAATGCAAAAGCATTAGGCCGCACCCTGACGCTCAACAATCAGTTTGGAAAAACATTATATACGGTTACGGCTGTGTATGCCGACATTCCCCAAAATTCCGATCTGGTTTTTGATGCCGTTTTTTCGCTGCAAACGCTGGCCAATCCGGCAAACCTGAATGGAAATACGTGGGCACGGCTCGACGGTTTCGACGGTTCTTATCTGACCACGTTTCTGCAACTTCCGGCGGATGGCGATTACAAAGCTCTGGAGGCAAAATTTAACGCATACAAGAAAAAAATAAAGCCCGAAGACGAAAGTGTATTTCTGTTGCAACCCGCCAAAAACATTCATCTGGCAGCTTCGCTCGATGATCCATATCGTACGAGTGGTAGCCTGGGATTTGTGTATCTGCTGAGTGGCATTGCTAGCTTAATTCTGCTGATCGCCTGGTTCAACTATGTAAATCTGTCTACTGCCGGAGCGTTGAAGCGGGCAAAAGAAGTGGGCGTTCGGAAAGTGATTGGAGCTAGACAGGGTCAGCTGATCGGACAGTTTCTGGGTGAATCACTGCTTTTGAATATCGTTGGATTTGCACTGGGAATTGGCCTCGTCACCTCATTGCAAGGAGTCTTCAACGATTTTGTGAAGAAAGATTTATCAATGACTATGCTGAGTAACAGTGGCTTCTGGCTGGTTGGGTTGGGGTTACTGGTGGTGGGTGCACTGGCGTCGGGTGGGTACGTGGCCTTTGCCCTCACATCGTTTCGGCCGGTGCAGACCCTAAAAGGTGCTTATCAGACTGGCAAGGGGAACTGGCTACGCAAAACGCTGGTGATCGCTCAGTTCAGCGCGTCGGTAGCGTTGGTAATCGCAACGATGGTGTTATATCGGCAGTTGCAATATATGCAGGATAAAGATCTGGGGGTTAAATTATCTCAGCGTGTGGTTATTCAGGGGCCACAGGTCAAGATAAATGATTCGTTTTCGTCGGGGACAACACGTCTGGAAAATGAATTAAGTCAGTTACCGTACGTAAAAAACTTTTGCCAGACAGGCATTGTGCCCGGTAACTTCTACAACTTCACAGCTGGCGGTATCACCAAGCAAAACGCACGACCCGGCGATGATAAGAAAAGCTATTCAATGGGAATTATTGATGACCGTTACCTGCCAACGTATGAAATCGGGCTGGCCGCCGGGCGGAACTTCACCCAGCGCGAAGCCGAATTAGGCTGGGAAAAGAGTGCTAAACTGCTGGTCAATGAAACAGCTGTTCGCCAGTTAGGCTTTACATCGGCTCAACAGGCAGTGGGTAAATTGATCAACTGGGGGCAACCCTACGAAATTGTGGGCGTCGTCCGCGATTACCATCATCAGGGTTTACAACAGGCTATTGAGCCGGTTATTTTTATGCCCCGCCGTTCGGTAAGTGACCTGACTATTCAACTAGCTACCGATCCCGTCCAGGGTGGTCGATTGACGGAGAAAATAGCGGAGTTGGAGCGGATTTATAAAGCCAGCTATCCGGGCAATCCATTCGAGTATTACTTCGTGGATGAACATTATAACGAACAATACCAGAGTGAGCTGCAGTACGGCCAGGTTTTCACGATAGCCTCAGCCCTAGCCATCTTTATTGCCTGTCTGGGTTTGTTCGGTCTGGCTGCCTATACCACTGAACAACGCACAAAGGAGATTGGGGTGCGCAAAGTGCTGGGTGCATCGGTGAGCAGTATTGTTACACTACTCTCCAAAGACTTTCTGAAACTAGTCTTTATCGCCATTGTTATTGCAGCGCCCCTGGCCTGGTGGGGTATGAATAACTGGTTGCAGAACTTTGCGTACAAGGTTGATCTGGAGTGGTGGGTATTTGCCCTGGCCGGTTTGCTGGCTGCCGGCATTGCCGTTCTGACGGTGAGTTTCCAGAGCGTCAAAGCGGCCCTGATGAATCCGGTGAAGAGTTTGCGATCGGAGTAAGATAAGGATCAACCCATCGCTTTTCGATCCGATCTGTCGAGAAACCTGTCCGCAAATGGCCAGAGAAACCGTCCGTTTGCGGACAATAGAGTAAAGGTTGTTAAGGTAATATGCTGATAATTAGGCTTGTTGTGATTGTGGTACGGCGTTTGGAATAGTCCCTATATCGAGTTATACCTAAGCTACTTGCAACTATGCTACGTAATTACATCAAAATAACCGTTCGCACGCTCTGGAAAAACAAGCTGTTCAGTGGTCTCAATATAGTTGGCCTCGGAATCGGCATGGCCGCCGTATGGTTGATGGCGCTGTATGTAATCGATGAATTGAGCTACGACCGGTTTCATACCAAAGCCGACCGCATCGTTCGGGTGGTTCATTATGCGCAGTGGCCAGGTGGTAATCTAAAACTGGCACCCACATCGGCCCCCTACGCGTCAGCCCTGCAAAATGATTATCCGGAAATTGAAAAAACGGTTCGTATCAACCCCGAAGGAGGAGGAACGATTACGTTCAGGGACAAAAAAATGGAGGTAGGCGATATCTTTTTTGCCGATAAAACAATCTTCGATGTCTTCACTTTTCCGTTACTCTATGGCGATCCGAAGTCGGCGCTGAGTAAACCCCAAAGCATTGTACTGACAAAGAGCGTTGCCGAAAATTTGTTTGGTGATTCCCGCAAAGCGATTGGTCAGACCATTGAGTTTGGTAATCATTTCCCGAATACCATTACGGGCGTAATGGACGATGTTCCGTCTAATTCGCACCTGCAATTCAGGGCATTGCGGTCCTTGCCGACGAATTACACAAACGGCTGGGAAAATTTTGAATTGTACACCTATCTGCTGCTGACAGAAGGGAGCAGCCATAAGGCGCTGGAGGCTAAGCTGCCGGGTTTTTATCAGAAATACATAAAAAAAGAAATGGGGGAGCTTGACTATCGTATGGAGCTTCAGCCACTGACTTCGATCCATCTACGCTCGCATCTCGATTATGAAATCGGCCCCAATGGTAATGTGGCAACCGTCTCAATTTTCGGAATAGTGGCCGCCCTGATTTTATTGATTGCCTGCATCAATTACGTGAATTTATATACGGCCCGCTCGCTCAAGCGTACTCGTGAAGTAGGTGTCCGGAAAGCAATCGGTTCATACCGATTACAGCTCATCGGGCAGTTCCTGACGGAGTCCATGCTGATGACGTTCATGGCTGCCCTGGTCGGTTTTAGTCTGGTGATTATGGCACTGCCTTATTTTAACCAGATGGCCGACAAAACGCTGTCGATTGGAGGAATAGGGGAGAGGCTGTTTATTGTTGCCTTATTTTCAATACTTGTTGGGGTGTTAAGCGGTCTGTATCCCGCATTGTTACTCGCCAACTTTCGGCCGGTAGCCGCCCTGAAAGGTATAGTCGGAAATCAACTGGGAAGCATCACCTTCAAACAGTCGCTGGTGGTCTTTCAGTTTGTAGCAACGGTGGTATTGATTGCCTGCTCGGGTGTGGTTTATCGCCAAATGGAATTCGTTCTGCATAAGAATCTGGGATTCAACAAAGAGCAGGTACTTACTTTTCATATAGATAATGAGGAAGTTCGTCAAAGAGTCGATGCGCTGAAAGAACGGTTAACGCAAAGTCCATTGATTGAAAGTGTAGCGGCCGCCAGCAATCCATTGGGCAATAACAGCATTGGCGGAGCCGGTATGTTCTTCGAGCAGAACGGCGCAATGCCATCCGGTACGCAAATTGTTCAGAAGTTTTCGGTGGATTCAGACTACCTGAAAACGCTGCAAATCAAACTTCTGAGCGGTCGTAGCTTCTCAGAATCGTTTAAGAGCGATTTGGGAGGTGCCATGCTGATCAACGAAACCCTGATGAAGCAACTGGGCTGGAAAGAGCCAATAGGCAAACGGGTGAAATATTACATTGATAACGAGAAACACACGGCCGAAGCTCGGGTCGTGGGTGTTGTAAAGGATTTTCATACCTACTCGTTGCAGCACAAGATCGAACCGTTGGTATTACAGATGCCTCAACCCGCCGATAAGGACAATGTGTTCGTTCGGATTCAGCCCGCCAAAACGAAGGAAGCGCTAGCCTACATCCAGTCTGTTTATCGAACGTTTGATCCGACGGCAACACTGGATTTTCATTTTCTCGACGAAAACTTCTCTAAACAGTATAAAGCGGAGCAGAAGCAGGGTGCAGTCTTATTATCCTTTACAATTCTGGCCGTTTTAATCGCCTGTCTGGGCCTATTTGGCCTGGCCGCTTTTGCTGCTGAACAGCGAAACAAGGAAATTGGCGTTCGTAAAGTACTAGGAGCATCGGTGAGTAGCATCGTCATTCTGCTCTCCCGCGATTTTCTGAAACTGGTCCTGATTTCCATCGTGGTCGCTACGCCCCTGGCCTGGTATGCCATGAGTCGATGGCTTCAGGATTTTGCCTACCGTATTACGATCGAGTGGTGGGTATTTGCATCAGCGGGTTTACTGGCTATAATCATCGCTCTGGCAACGGTGAGTTTTCAGTCCATCAAAGCTGCGTTGATGAATCCGGTGAAGAGTTTGAGGGCCGAGTAAAGTCGGGCGAACAGCTCTTTATTATAAGGCAAACTGTCCCAGATCAAGATGGAGCACTTCGGAAAAGGATGAACGAGTAGCTACGCCACCATCGCCCTTTCGGTAACGGGACCATTGATGGGTTTTATAATTGTAGACAAACCCTTCCTGAATCCCATAATCGTGGTCTTCGATCAGCCGGACTACTTTCAGCAGGTCGTTTCGTTCACCGTTGGTCTGACAGACCTCAATAATAAGGCGGGTTTGTTCGGCCGTGTGGTCGAACAGGAGCACATCAGGAACCGGATTGCCATATCCCTCAGCCAGCATGGTTTCGGCCAGCGGCTCATACGGAATGCTTTGGTCCTTGTAATACAAAATGCCCAGTTCGACATGGAGCCTTGAAATAACCTGCTGATGCTTTAAAGGCGCATTTACGCCCATGTCATCGTCATGAACGAACGTTGGCGATAAAGGATTTGGTGGGTACATTAGCTGACCGGGTTAAGTTGGTAACTATCTCAAAGATACACTAAAAATATGCTACGCAATTTCCTGAAAACGGCACTTCGAAACCTCTGGAAACATAAGCTGTTTTCGTTTATAAACATCTTTGGGCTGGCATCGGGGATGTTGGTTTGTTTGCTGGCAATGATCGATATCAAAGGTGCTTTTGAGTACGATTCATTCCACCCGCACCCGGATCGGACGTATCGCATCCTAACCGACGTAACCGCCCGTAATAACGATGAACAGGGATTTGCCACATCGCCTATGCCATTGGCTCAGGCATTAAAACAGGACTACCCTTTCGTAGAAGAAGCAACCCGGGTAATTCGAAATAATGGCGATTTTACGGCCAATCGTAAACAATTGCCGGTGATATACAGCGCCGTTGATCCGGGCTTCTTTAAAATTTTCGGTTTTCGGCTGGCCAAAGGTCAGGCCACCATTGCACCACAAACCGTTGTGCTGACGCAAAAGACCGCAAAACGGTTTTTTGGCACGGCAAATCCTATCGGTAAAACCATGGAGCATCCGGAACTGGGTGCACTGACTATTACGGGCGTTTTTGCCGAACCAGTTGCCAAATCGCATCTCAACTTCGACGCGTTGGTATCCATGGCGACTTTTTCCAGTCCTAACTGGAAACGATCGTCGACCGACTGGAAGACGTATTCG comes from Spirosoma aureum and encodes:
- a CDS encoding PDDEXK family nuclease; this encodes MYPPNPLSPTFVHDDDMGVNAPLKHQQVISRLHVELGILYYKDQSIPYEPLAETMLAEGYGNPVPDVLLFDHTAEQTRLIIEVCQTNGERNDLLKVVRLIEDHDYGIQEGFVYNYKTHQWSRYRKGDGGVATRSSFSEVLHLDLGQFAL
- a CDS encoding ABC transporter permease; the protein is MIVNYLKITLRNLRKNRVFSLINSAGLALGIAAFVLILEYVAYERSVNSFHANLPTLYRMLSQTKSGDIWVDMAPAVAPLAKQQFPEVKNFCRIAENSANGIVSVLSNDQDNQDPKSFRESKLGYADASFFTLFTFPLVQGTAASAINQPNTVALSQSQARKYFGNAKALGRTLTLNNQFGKTLYTVTAVYADIPQNSDLVFDAVFSLQTLANPANLNGNTWARLDGFDGSYLTTFLQLPADGDYKALEAKFNAYKKKIKPEDESVFLLQPAKNIHLAASLDDPYRTSGSLGFVYLLSGIASLILLIAWFNYVNLSTAGALKRAKEVGVRKVIGARQGQLIGQFLGESLLLNIVGFALGIGLVTSLQGVFNDFVKKDLSMTMLSNSGFWLVGLGLLVVGALASGGYVAFALTSFRPVQTLKGAYQTGKGNWLRKTLVIAQFSASVALVIATMVLYRQLQYMQDKDLGVKLSQRVVIQGPQVKINDSFSSGTTRLENELSQLPYVKNFCQTGIVPGNFYNFTAGGITKQNARPGDDKKSYSMGIIDDRYLPTYEIGLAAGRNFTQREAELGWEKSAKLLVNETAVRQLGFTSAQQAVGKLINWGQPYEIVGVVRDYHHQGLQQAIEPVIFMPRRSVSDLTIQLATDPVQGGRLTEKIAELERIYKASYPGNPFEYYFVDEHYNEQYQSELQYGQVFTIASALAIFIACLGLFGLAAYTTEQRTKEIGVRKVLGASVSSIVTLLSKDFLKLVFIAIVIAAPLAWWGMNNWLQNFAYKVDLEWWVFALAGLLAAGIAVLTVSFQSVKAALMNPVKSLRSE
- a CDS encoding ABC transporter permease — protein: MLRNYIKITVRTLWKNKLFSGLNIVGLGIGMAAVWLMALYVIDELSYDRFHTKADRIVRVVHYAQWPGGNLKLAPTSAPYASALQNDYPEIEKTVRINPEGGGTITFRDKKMEVGDIFFADKTIFDVFTFPLLYGDPKSALSKPQSIVLTKSVAENLFGDSRKAIGQTIEFGNHFPNTITGVMDDVPSNSHLQFRALRSLPTNYTNGWENFELYTYLLLTEGSSHKALEAKLPGFYQKYIKKEMGELDYRMELQPLTSIHLRSHLDYEIGPNGNVATVSIFGIVAALILLIACINYVNLYTARSLKRTREVGVRKAIGSYRLQLIGQFLTESMLMTFMAALVGFSLVIMALPYFNQMADKTLSIGGIGERLFIVALFSILVGVLSGLYPALLLANFRPVAALKGIVGNQLGSITFKQSLVVFQFVATVVLIACSGVVYRQMEFVLHKNLGFNKEQVLTFHIDNEEVRQRVDALKERLTQSPLIESVAAASNPLGNNSIGGAGMFFEQNGAMPSGTQIVQKFSVDSDYLKTLQIKLLSGRSFSESFKSDLGGAMLINETLMKQLGWKEPIGKRVKYYIDNEKHTAEARVVGVVKDFHTYSLQHKIEPLVLQMPQPADKDNVFVRIQPAKTKEALAYIQSVYRTFDPTATLDFHFLDENFSKQYKAEQKQGAVLLSFTILAVLIACLGLFGLAAFAAEQRNKEIGVRKVLGASVSSIVILLSRDFLKLVLISIVVATPLAWYAMSRWLQDFAYRITIEWWVFASAGLLAIIIALATVSFQSIKAALMNPVKSLRAE